The Bremerella cremea sequence GTCGCGGCCGCTGCGGCACAATGGGGAGCACTATTCGGGCATCAACGTGTTGGTGCTCTGGATGGCAGCGGAGGCATTTGGGTTTCACTGCCCTTATTGGATGACGTTTCGGCAGGCTAAGGAGTTGGGCGGGTTCGTCCGCAAGGGGGAAAAAGGTTCGCCGGTCGTGTATGCCAATACGCTCAAGAAGACCGAGACCGATGAGGATGGACAGGAGGTGGAAGCGGAGATTCCGTACTTGAAGGAGTACACCGTTTTTAATGCGTGCCAGGTGGAGGGATTGCCGGAGCATTTTTATGCGTTGGCGGAGCAGCCAACGGAAACGCTGGAGCGGATTGAGCGAGCCGACAAATTCTTTGCGGCGACGGGGGCGGAGATTCGGACTGGGGGCAATCAGGCTTATTATGCGATTGGGGACGACTATATTCGCATGCCGCCGTTTGAGTGTTTTCGGGATGCCGAGTCACATGCGGCAACGTTGGCCCATGAGCTCACCCACTGGACGCGGCATTCTTCGCGGTTGGATCGAGATTTGGGGCGGAAGAAGTGGGGAGATGAAGGGTATGCGATGGAGGAGCTTGTGGCCGAGTTGGGTTCGGCGTTTTTGTGTGCGGATCTGGCGATTACGCCGGAGGTGCGGGGAGGTCATGCCGACTATATCGGTAGTTGGCTGAAAGTGCTTAAGGAGGATAAGCGGGCGATTTTTTCGGCTGCGTCTTATGCGAGCAAGGCGGTGGAGTTTTTGCATGGGCGGCAGCCAGCCCCGGAAGAATAAGGTGCCTCGCAAAATTCGCCAGGCCGCTCATCAGCGGCCTGGCGTCTTTCCTTTCACTTTTTTCATTCTTTAGCCAAGGGTAAAGCTCTTTGAATGACGCCCCTTGGCGAAGGATCTCTTGATCTATCGAATCACGGAATCTCACACCCTGATGCTTGGGGGCATGCAATCACCTAGTTGACTTTGTCCGTCGCCAAGTCTATCAATTAATGACTGACTTGATTTACTGCTAGATCAGAGGCGTTTTTTATGCTTTATGACAGATCACGCGAAATCGAGAGCCGACTTGACGACATTTTGCACCTGATTCGGGCTGGCGGCTATTCGACGCCTAAGCTAG is a genomic window containing:
- a CDS encoding ArdC family protein — protein: MGQTVKKGDVYSRVTDKIVADLEAGVRPWFKPWNAEHAAGRVSRPLRHNGEHYSGINVLVLWMAAEAFGFHCPYWMTFRQAKELGGFVRKGEKGSPVVYANTLKKTETDEDGQEVEAEIPYLKEYTVFNACQVEGLPEHFYALAEQPTETLERIERADKFFAATGAEIRTGGNQAYYAIGDDYIRMPPFECFRDAESHAATLAHELTHWTRHSSRLDRDLGRKKWGDEGYAMEELVAELGSAFLCADLAITPEVRGGHADYIGSWLKVLKEDKRAIFSAASYASKAVEFLHGRQPAPEE